The proteins below come from a single Aptenodytes patagonicus chromosome 20, bAptPat1.pri.cur, whole genome shotgun sequence genomic window:
- the SLC25A39 gene encoding mitochondrial glutathione transporter SLC25A39 isoform X2, with the protein MAEKTLPSPGGGITPLQQMLASGTGAILTSLFVTPLDVVKIRLQAQRTPFSKGKCFLYCNGLMDHLYVCQNGSGCAAWYKAPTRFTGTLDAFVKITRYEGVRSLWSGLPPTLVMAVPATVIYFTTYDQLRDYLHARTGSQGHHIPLLAGALARLGAVTVISPLELIRTKMQSRQLSYRELGVCIQSAVAQDGWLSLWRGWGPTVLRDVPFSALYWFNYELVREWLCGQTRLNEATFMISFASGAISGTVAAVLTLPFDVVKTQRQIELGDSEVHPVAASKPSSTWLLMRRIRAESGTRGLFAGFLPRVIKVAPACAIMISTYEFGKTFFQKLNQERRLRGL; encoded by the exons ATGGCCGAGAAGACGTTGCCAAGCCCCGGCGGGGGCATCACGCCACTGCAGCAGATGCTGGCCTCGGGGACGGGGGCCATCCTCACCTCCCTCTTCG TGACGCCACTGGACGTGGTGAAGATCCGGCTGCAGGCCCAGAGGACCCCCTTCTCCAAAG GGAAGTGTTTCCTCTACTGCAACGGGCTCATGGACCATCTGTACGTCTGCCAGAACGGCAGCGGCTGCGCCGCCTGGTACAAGGCCCCCACCCGCTTCACCGGCACGCTG GACGCCTTCGTGAAGATCACGCGCTACGAGGGCGTCAGGTCTCTGTGGAGCGGCTTGCCCCCCACCCT GGTCATGGCTGTGCCAGCCACCGTCATTTATTTCACCACCTACGACCAACTCCGGGACTACCTGCACGCTCGGACGGGAAGCCAGGGGCACCACATCCCCTTGCTGGCCGGGGCCCTCGCCAGGC TGGGTGCTGTGACGGTCATCAGCCCCTTGGAGCTCATCCGCACCAAGATGCAGTCCCGGCAGCTCAGCTACCGGGAGCTGGGCGTCTGCATCCAGTCGGCAGTGGCTCAGGATGGCTGGCTGTCCCTCTGGAGGGGCTGGGGACCCACTGTGCTGCGAGACGTCCCCTTCTCAG ctctctACTGGTTTAACTATGAGCTGGTGAGGGAATGGCTCTGCGGGCAGACCCGGCTCAACGAGGCCACGTTCATGATCAGCTTCGCATCCGGGGCCATCTCCGGGACG GTGGCTGCGGTGCTGACGCTGCCCTTCGACGTGGTGAAGACCCAGCGGCAGATCGAGCTGGGAGACAGCGAGGTGCACCCAG TCGCAGCCTCCAagccttcctccacctggctACTCATGCGGCGCATCCGCGCCGAGTCTGGCACCCGGGGGCTGTTTGCAG GCTTCCTGCCCCGCGTCATTAAGGTGGCACCCGCCTGCGCCATCATGATCAGTACCTACGAATTTGGCAAGACCTTTTTCCAGAAGCTGAACCAGGAGCGGCGGCTGCGTGGGTtgtga
- the SLC25A39 gene encoding mitochondrial glutathione transporter SLC25A39 isoform X1, with protein sequence MAEKTLPSPGGGITPLQQMLASGTGAILTSLFVTPLDVVKIRLQAQRTPFSKALPARSVPWGAQQATWKCFLYCNGLMDHLYVCQNGSGCAAWYKAPTRFTGTLDAFVKITRYEGVRSLWSGLPPTLVMAVPATVIYFTTYDQLRDYLHARTGSQGHHIPLLAGALARLGAVTVISPLELIRTKMQSRQLSYRELGVCIQSAVAQDGWLSLWRGWGPTVLRDVPFSALYWFNYELVREWLCGQTRLNEATFMISFASGAISGTVAAVLTLPFDVVKTQRQIELGDSEVHPVAASKPSSTWLLMRRIRAESGTRGLFAGFLPRVIKVAPACAIMISTYEFGKTFFQKLNQERRLRGL encoded by the exons ATGGCCGAGAAGACGTTGCCAAGCCCCGGCGGGGGCATCACGCCACTGCAGCAGATGCTGGCCTCGGGGACGGGGGCCATCCTCACCTCCCTCTTCG TGACGCCACTGGACGTGGTGAAGATCCGGCTGCAGGCCCAGAGGACCCCCTTCTCCAAAG CGTTGCCAGCGCGGTCTGTGCCCTGGGGCGCTCAGCAGGCCACAT GGAAGTGTTTCCTCTACTGCAACGGGCTCATGGACCATCTGTACGTCTGCCAGAACGGCAGCGGCTGCGCCGCCTGGTACAAGGCCCCCACCCGCTTCACCGGCACGCTG GACGCCTTCGTGAAGATCACGCGCTACGAGGGCGTCAGGTCTCTGTGGAGCGGCTTGCCCCCCACCCT GGTCATGGCTGTGCCAGCCACCGTCATTTATTTCACCACCTACGACCAACTCCGGGACTACCTGCACGCTCGGACGGGAAGCCAGGGGCACCACATCCCCTTGCTGGCCGGGGCCCTCGCCAGGC TGGGTGCTGTGACGGTCATCAGCCCCTTGGAGCTCATCCGCACCAAGATGCAGTCCCGGCAGCTCAGCTACCGGGAGCTGGGCGTCTGCATCCAGTCGGCAGTGGCTCAGGATGGCTGGCTGTCCCTCTGGAGGGGCTGGGGACCCACTGTGCTGCGAGACGTCCCCTTCTCAG ctctctACTGGTTTAACTATGAGCTGGTGAGGGAATGGCTCTGCGGGCAGACCCGGCTCAACGAGGCCACGTTCATGATCAGCTTCGCATCCGGGGCCATCTCCGGGACG GTGGCTGCGGTGCTGACGCTGCCCTTCGACGTGGTGAAGACCCAGCGGCAGATCGAGCTGGGAGACAGCGAGGTGCACCCAG TCGCAGCCTCCAagccttcctccacctggctACTCATGCGGCGCATCCGCGCCGAGTCTGGCACCCGGGGGCTGTTTGCAG GCTTCCTGCCCCGCGTCATTAAGGTGGCACCCGCCTGCGCCATCATGATCAGTACCTACGAATTTGGCAAGACCTTTTTCCAGAAGCTGAACCAGGAGCGGCGGCTGCGTGGGTtgtga